A stretch of Fibrobacterota bacterium DNA encodes these proteins:
- the mfd gene encoding transcription-repair coupling factor, with product MKTKAARTFPLSELFGEEAFPALAKLEFRAADPLYVAGLAGSSVSALIARQFHDGGSAGKSAGDILYLAPDSKTAEMVAEDLESWLGEEQVLLFPGLDLKPYEWRKPFGHVLEQRLEVFEALYRKRRSVVVAALPTFLTRLSSPDSLHLEILTLAKGQTIQLEDFKSTLLHMGFNEAPVVQDIGEFSVRGEIIDVYPYLLDNPVRIVLFGDEIESVKEFDIFTQRSVKEIPSVDVFPLDECCFTPRELEAGMEKHLDRFVGEGSFEAENHRLMVKRDFEGIHWQKAFFKDLKYSLLDFLGPNARVVVGDQDGLKAGVEKLWDGAKEGYSEALAKEKWVAKPEELFFSLKELESLLSGKPSLRLGRLSWEGPGCRTFDMQDQGRGGGGLAQVEHVFHDLDAEGIRIYLLSSNEGQADRLRKLTAEQPIAGVAVGHLNGGFIDRDDGIAVFTDHQIFNRFSRAVKRKRNKGGGVSIQNFEALARGDYVVHEDYGIARFVGVKRIKTRPPFSGGIDAPVPAEIQVDCILLDFYGSDKLTLPVTDLSKLEKYSSEEGHVPVLSKLGGKGWENQKEKAKKSIVKLAKELIELYAKRSVIPGYAFGPDTHLQKEFEDAFEFDLTPDQAKAVADVKADMERPKPMDRLICGDVGFGKTEVAMRGAFKAVAGKKQVCVLAPTTILAAQHFSSFSDRFAAWPVRIDYLNRFKSPKEQKETLAALERGEIDIIIGTHRLVSKDVAFKDLGLMIIDEEQKFGVKQKERLKEMRTHVDVLSMSATPIPRTLNMSLVGARDLSIIATPPRNRLPIDTRVLFHDPKQIRDAIEMELARGGQVFYVHNRVMDLPEVTKNVEGLVPHARVGMAHGQMDEVGLEQVMAAFVNREYDVLVATGIIESGLDIPNANTIIINRADLFGLSQLYQLRGRVGRSATKAYCYLISPDANRFTDEAKKRLYSLEKFTDLGSGFQIAMRDLEIRGAGNILGLEQSGHIAAVGFETYHRMLREAVKEMQGAKIIPPLNPEIEFPEDAFIPEEYVEDGFQRVALYQKLARCEEIAQLDELRGELLDRFGQLPPSVSVLIASMIARVAAQKMGFQKVVLNGNLLNLQFAEMHVPEKEALGELVKKFKRPMRFLYTQPLQMLVELNPPTKGDTHALIAQASQILRDLVQGV from the coding sequence TTGAAAACCAAAGCCGCCCGTACTTTTCCCTTAAGCGAACTCTTCGGCGAAGAAGCCTTCCCGGCTTTGGCCAAACTCGAATTCCGCGCGGCCGATCCTCTCTACGTCGCCGGCCTCGCCGGCTCATCGGTTTCCGCCCTCATCGCCCGCCAGTTTCACGACGGCGGAAGCGCGGGCAAGTCCGCCGGCGATATCCTCTACCTGGCCCCGGACTCGAAGACGGCCGAGATGGTCGCCGAAGACCTGGAATCCTGGTTGGGCGAAGAACAAGTGCTGCTCTTCCCCGGGCTCGATCTCAAGCCCTATGAATGGCGCAAGCCCTTCGGGCACGTGCTGGAGCAAAGGCTGGAAGTCTTCGAGGCCTTGTACCGTAAGCGCCGCTCGGTGGTGGTCGCCGCCCTCCCGACCTTCCTGACGCGGCTGTCGAGCCCGGATTCCCTGCATCTGGAAATCCTCACCCTGGCCAAAGGCCAGACCATCCAATTGGAGGACTTCAAGTCCACCTTGTTGCATATGGGATTCAACGAAGCCCCGGTGGTGCAGGACATCGGGGAGTTCTCCGTGCGCGGCGAAATCATCGACGTCTATCCGTACCTCCTCGACAATCCCGTGCGCATCGTGCTGTTCGGGGACGAGATCGAATCGGTAAAGGAATTCGACATCTTCACGCAACGTTCGGTGAAGGAAATCCCGTCCGTGGATGTCTTCCCGCTGGACGAATGCTGTTTCACCCCGAGGGAACTGGAAGCGGGGATGGAGAAGCATCTCGATCGCTTCGTGGGGGAAGGATCATTCGAGGCCGAAAACCATCGCCTGATGGTGAAGCGCGACTTCGAAGGCATCCATTGGCAAAAAGCCTTTTTCAAGGATCTGAAATATTCATTGCTGGACTTCCTGGGCCCGAACGCCCGCGTGGTGGTGGGCGATCAGGACGGGCTCAAGGCCGGGGTGGAAAAGCTTTGGGACGGCGCCAAGGAAGGCTACTCCGAGGCGCTCGCGAAGGAAAAATGGGTCGCCAAGCCCGAAGAGCTTTTCTTCTCGCTAAAGGAATTGGAAAGCCTGCTAAGCGGAAAACCCTCCTTGCGGCTGGGGCGCTTGAGTTGGGAAGGCCCCGGCTGCCGCACCTTCGATATGCAGGACCAGGGACGCGGCGGCGGCGGTTTGGCCCAGGTCGAGCACGTGTTCCACGATCTGGACGCCGAAGGCATCCGCATCTACCTGCTTTCCTCCAACGAAGGCCAGGCCGATCGCCTGCGCAAGCTGACCGCGGAGCAACCCATCGCCGGCGTGGCGGTGGGCCATCTCAACGGCGGCTTCATCGATCGCGACGACGGCATCGCCGTCTTTACCGATCACCAGATCTTCAACCGCTTCTCGCGGGCGGTCAAGCGCAAGCGGAACAAGGGCGGCGGAGTCTCCATCCAGAACTTCGAAGCCTTGGCGCGCGGCGATTACGTGGTCCACGAGGATTACGGCATCGCCCGCTTCGTAGGCGTGAAGCGTATCAAGACCCGCCCGCCGTTCTCAGGCGGCATCGACGCACCGGTCCCCGCCGAGATCCAGGTCGATTGCATCCTGCTCGATTTCTACGGCTCCGACAAGCTGACCTTGCCGGTCACCGATCTCTCCAAGCTGGAGAAATATTCCTCCGAGGAAGGCCACGTCCCCGTCCTGTCCAAGCTGGGCGGCAAGGGCTGGGAGAACCAGAAGGAGAAGGCCAAGAAGTCGATCGTCAAGTTGGCCAAGGAGCTGATCGAGCTTTACGCCAAGCGTTCGGTGATCCCGGGCTACGCATTCGGGCCGGACACCCATCTGCAGAAGGAGTTCGAGGACGCCTTCGAATTCGATCTCACGCCGGACCAGGCCAAAGCCGTCGCCGACGTGAAGGCGGACATGGAAAGGCCCAAGCCCATGGACCGCCTGATCTGCGGCGACGTCGGCTTCGGCAAGACCGAAGTGGCCATGCGCGGGGCCTTCAAGGCCGTGGCGGGCAAGAAGCAGGTATGCGTATTGGCGCCCACCACCATCCTCGCGGCGCAGCATTTCAGCAGCTTTTCCGACCGCTTCGCGGCCTGGCCGGTGCGTATCGATTACCTGAACCGCTTCAAATCGCCCAAGGAGCAGAAGGAAACCCTGGCGGCCCTGGAGCGCGGCGAAATCGACATCATCATCGGCACCCATCGGCTGGTATCCAAGGACGTGGCCTTCAAGGATCTGGGCCTGATGATCATCGACGAGGAACAGAAGTTCGGGGTGAAGCAGAAGGAGCGCCTCAAGGAGATGCGGACCCACGTGGACGTGCTCTCCATGTCGGCCACGCCCATCCCGCGCACCCTTAACATGTCCCTGGTGGGCGCGCGCGACTTATCCATCATCGCCACGCCTCCGCGCAACCGTCTGCCCATCGACACGCGCGTCCTCTTCCACGATCCCAAGCAAATCCGCGACGCCATCGAAATGGAATTGGCCCGCGGCGGGCAGGTTTTCTACGTGCATAACCGCGTGATGGATCTTCCCGAGGTGACCAAGAACGTGGAGGGCCTGGTGCCGCATGCGCGCGTGGGCATGGCGCACGGGCAGATGGATGAGGTGGGCCTGGAGCAGGTGATGGCCGCCTTCGTGAACCGCGAGTACGACGTGCTGGTCGCGACCGGCATCATCGAGTCCGGGTTGGATATCCCCAACGCGAATACCATCATCATCAATCGCGCGGATCTGTTCGGGCTGTCGCAGTTGTACCAATTGCGCGGGCGCGTGGGCCGTTCCGCTACCAAGGCCTATTGCTACCTCATCAGCCCGGACGCCAACCGCTTCACCGACGAGGCCAAGAAACGTCTGTACTCCCTAGAGAAGTTCACCGACCTGGGCTCGGGCTTTCAGATCGCCATGCGCGACTTGGAAATCCGCGGGGCGGGTAACATCCTGGGGTTGGAGCAGAGCGGGCATATTGCGGCGGTAGGGTTCGAAACCTACCATCGCATGCTGCGCGAGGCGGTGAAGGAAATGCAGGGCGCCAAGATCATCCCGCCGCTCAATCCCGAAATCGAATTTCCGGAAGACGCCTTCATCCCCGAGGAATACGTGGAGGACGGCTTCCAACGCGTGGCCCTGTACCAGAAGCTGGCGCGTTGCGAGGAGATCGCCCAGCTCGACGAATTGCGCGGGGAACTGCTGGACCGCTTCGGGCAATTGCCGCCTTCAGTGTCGGTGCTGATCGCGAGCATGATCGCCCGAGTGGCCGCGCAGAAAATGGGATTCCAGAAGGTGGTCCTAAACGGAAACCTTCTCAATCTGCAATTCGCCGAAATGCATGTCCCGGAGAAAGAAGCCTTGGGCGAGCTCGTGAAGAAATTCAAACGGCCGATGCGTTTCCTGTATACGCAGCCGTTGCAGATGCTGGTGGAGCTGAACCCGCCGACCAAGGGCGACACGCATGCGCTCATCGCTCAGGCCTCGCAAATCCTGCGCGACCTGGTCCAAGGTGTTTAG
- a CDS encoding right-handed parallel beta-helix repeat-containing protein, which translates to MMTLSSNEGAKGAVRKYVLPALAALFWTGMAGAQQTINKTNITQVSTLAAFFDSANANPANTYNLYLAWVKDAYGNTLPFVPPSTLTLTKGKVNLYGSNTHLYPEKYIFDGQGQRLLFRVDGSTGYKPTLTLTGITVQNGLGPARGGGLSAYKADDIEIFYCRFLNNKSFQNGSGVDIQETRNFYMLHCLVDRNLNTQWGLTIDSDPNNGQCSGGGLTGGGGGIAVEMQLGGTAQASIHHSTISNNRSCRGGGIEISGNVNVSMYQNTISGNKCTGPGGGILFRASQSGASSGTNYLRFNTIAYNVAGNPVQFSPEPRYGGGLGLKDYFGVFYYTQGNVVAKNSVRLPMSGWNYKGHDCYTYGGSPTASTTYSNVVGKIDNCDWLLGSYGSWAGVGSESYPVDPYLQPLAVGSTNDGFALPVHVPYSYSIALAGFVATDVYHQCFYDDQRGMRRPYGYSYCDIGSIEAGGVP; encoded by the coding sequence ATGATGACACTGAGTTCGAACGAAGGGGCGAAAGGCGCGGTCCGAAAATACGTTTTGCCTGCCCTTGCCGCCCTGTTCTGGACGGGAATGGCCGGCGCCCAGCAAACCATAAACAAGACCAATATCACCCAGGTTTCGACCTTGGCTGCTTTTTTCGATTCCGCGAATGCCAATCCGGCCAATACCTATAACCTGTACTTGGCCTGGGTGAAGGACGCGTACGGGAATACGCTTCCCTTCGTACCGCCCAGCACCCTCACCCTTACCAAGGGAAAAGTGAATCTCTACGGCTCCAACACCCATTTGTACCCCGAGAAGTACATTTTCGACGGCCAGGGTCAGAGACTGCTTTTCAGAGTCGATGGATCAACAGGTTACAAGCCCACTCTGACGCTGACCGGAATCACCGTGCAGAATGGGCTGGGCCCCGCAAGGGGGGGCGGACTCTCCGCCTACAAAGCGGATGACATCGAAATCTTTTACTGCCGTTTCCTGAACAATAAGTCCTTCCAAAACGGATCCGGGGTGGATATACAGGAGACCCGCAACTTCTACATGCTGCATTGCCTGGTGGACCGGAATTTGAACACCCAATGGGGTCTGACAATCGACTCCGACCCCAACAACGGGCAATGCTCGGGTGGCGGGTTGACCGGGGGCGGGGGCGGGATCGCCGTAGAGATGCAACTCGGGGGCACGGCCCAGGCTTCCATCCATCACAGCACCATCTCCAACAACCGGTCTTGCCGGGGGGGAGGCATAGAGATCAGCGGCAATGTCAACGTCAGCATGTACCAGAACACCATTAGCGGGAATAAGTGCACTGGCCCCGGCGGCGGGATCCTCTTCCGAGCCAGTCAGTCCGGCGCCAGCTCGGGGACCAATTACCTGAGATTCAATACCATCGCCTACAATGTGGCCGGTAATCCGGTCCAGTTCTCGCCCGAACCGCGCTACGGCGGCGGCCTGGGGCTGAAGGACTATTTCGGCGTCTTCTATTATACCCAAGGCAACGTCGTCGCCAAGAACTCGGTCCGGTTGCCTATGTCGGGTTGGAACTATAAAGGCCACGATTGTTATACCTATGGCGGCAGCCCGACGGCCTCAACCACTTATTCGAATGTCGTGGGGAAAATCGACAATTGCGACTGGCTCTTGGGATCTTACGGTTCCTGGGCCGGGGTCGGCTCCGAAAGCTATCCGGTCGATCCCTACCTGCAACCCCTGGCCGTGGGCTCGACCAATGACGGATTCGCATTGCCCGTCCACGTACCGTATTCGTACAGCATTGCACTTGCCGGGTTCGTGGCAACCGACGTTTACCACC